The Vibrio echinoideorum DNA window TGTCCAACTCGAACCATCATTTGAACTCGCACAAGAATGGCAACATCGAAATGATGATGAACATAAAATAAGACGTGATGACCACCGCAGCCCGTATCAACGCGATCGTGCTCGCGTGCTTCACTCTGCTGCATTTCGTCGTCTGCAAGCCAAAACGCAGGTACACGGCACCACAGTAAATGACTTCCACCGTACTCGCCTTACTCACTCGTTAGAAGCGGCGCAACTGGGTACAGGTATTGTCGCGCAGTTGAAAAAAAAACAACCCGAGTTCCGAGACCTATTACCTTCAGACAGCTTGATTGATTCCCTGTGTTTGGCACACGATATTGGCCATCCGCCTTATGGACATGGTGGTGAAGTCGCACTCAACTACATGATGCGCGACCATGGAGGCTTTGAAGGCAATGCCCAAACGTTCCGAATTGTCACGCAACTGGAACCTTACACCGAAAATCACGGAATGAACCTATCAAGGCGAACTCTGCTAGGGTTGATTAAATACCCATCTCTACTCAGTGAAGTTCAAGCTAAGACTCAATCTCAACCGGTTAAACACCAACGACAACTTCGTGCTAGGGATTGGATGCCAGCAAAAGGTATTTACGACCACGATGAAGAGCTCTTCAACTGGGTACTGGAGCCGCTTTCAATTAACGATCAGCAGCTTCTAAAGCAAAAAAGAAAATCACACACCGAACCACTTGAGCACAACAAAACTAAGTACAAATCACTCGACTGTTCCATCATGGAGTTGGCTGACGACATCGCGTATGGCGTGCACGATTTGGAAGATGCGATTGTGTTAGGTTCAGTGACCAAAGCACAATGGGTCGATTCTGCTTATCCTCAACTCAAAGAGATGGCCGATCCTTGGATTTGTGAACACCTAGATTCAATTACAGAGATGCTTTTCTCTGGTGAGCAGTATCGTCGAAAAGATGCGATTGGTGGGATAGTTAACGCACTACTAACCAGTATTTCGATTGAACGAGTGGATGCTAGCTTTGAGAATGTGCTGTTGGCTTACAATGCCGTGCTCGAACCGAGTATGGACGCCACACTAGATAAGCTGAAACATTTCGTTAGCGAGTTTGTTATCCACGTCCCTCAAGTTCAGGTCATTGAATACAAGGGGCAGCAAATCATCATGGACATGTTTGAGGCATTCAGTGCCGATCCTGAACGCTTACTCCCATTACAGATAAAAAAACAATGGCTACAACACCAAGACGATTCAAAAAAGATGCGCGTGATAGCGGATTACATATCTTCAATGACCGATGATCTTGCGCAGAAAATGCATCAGCAATTGTTCTCAGCTCATACAGAGTTTTAAGTGCTCAATCGCTTGAATATCTGGTAACGAATTAATCTAAATAGTTTTTTTCGAAGACACCTGGCGGCATTTGATTAATTTGAAACTGAATCATTTGGTCAAATGCCGTTAACAACGGACTAAAATCGCCATCACTCTCTAACAAGCTCAACAAATGATAACCCGCTTCGACGGTTGAAAGGCTGTTTTCACTGGGCGCTTTGCGAATTCGATAATTACCTTTGAGGTCTTTTGGCAAATGTACGGTTTTCAATGCGTGTAAGTTATTGGAAACTTGCCACATTTTGAATGCCTTTTTCCACGTACCATCCAATAAAATCACACGTAGCTTTTTGCTTGGACAGGTTGCTGACTCAACAGAAACAGAATTTTCACTCGGGTATAAAATCACGTGTTGGTAATGCTCATCAGCCAGCAACGCGTTAAGTTGTACATTGTTTGAAAAGTCTTCCCCTACAAGCGTCACGCTGTTATTTAGAGATAGTGAGAGGATACGCGCAGTTCCCATCGGGCGATGCTCTTCTGATGGGTGCTGAAGAATGATAAGCTCAACGTTCGATTCTAGTGGTGT harbors:
- a CDS encoding anti-phage deoxyguanosine triphosphatase, whose amino-acid sequence is MTVQLEPSFELAQEWQHRNDDEHKIRRDDHRSPYQRDRARVLHSAAFRRLQAKTQVHGTTVNDFHRTRLTHSLEAAQLGTGIVAQLKKKQPEFRDLLPSDSLIDSLCLAHDIGHPPYGHGGEVALNYMMRDHGGFEGNAQTFRIVTQLEPYTENHGMNLSRRTLLGLIKYPSLLSEVQAKTQSQPVKHQRQLRARDWMPAKGIYDHDEELFNWVLEPLSINDQQLLKQKRKSHTEPLEHNKTKYKSLDCSIMELADDIAYGVHDLEDAIVLGSVTKAQWVDSAYPQLKEMADPWICEHLDSITEMLFSGEQYRRKDAIGGIVNALLTSISIERVDASFENVLLAYNAVLEPSMDATLDKLKHFVSEFVIHVPQVQVIEYKGQQIIMDMFEAFSADPERLLPLQIKKQWLQHQDDSKKMRVIADYISSMTDDLAQKMHQQLFSAHTEF
- a CDS encoding tRNA-uridine aminocarboxypropyltransferase — protein: MSRYCPQCSKALKACICQWVTPLESNVELIILQHPSEEHRPMGTARILSLSLNNSVTLVGEDFSNNVQLNALLADEHYQHVILYPSENSVSVESATCPSKKLRVILLDGTWKKAFKMWQVSNNLHALKTVHLPKDLKGNYRIRKAPSENSLSTVEAGYHLLSLLESDGDFSPLLTAFDQMIQFQINQMPPGVFEKNYLD